Within Nitrospiria bacterium, the genomic segment CTCCTCCGCCACTACGGCCTGTGGGCCGTGCTGGTCGGCACGTTCTTCGAGGGTGAAGGGGTGCTGGTGGGGGCGGGGATACTGGCGGCCAAAGGGCTTCTCGATCCCCTGTATGTCGGGATGACGGCCGCTCTTGGGGCCTGGACGGGGCATCTCTTCTGGTTTTTCATGGGGCGACGGTTCGGGACCCGATACATTCTGCCGCGCTTCGGTCTGCTCCGTGAAAAGATTTCGCGGGCGAACGGGATCATAAAGCGCCGTCCCGGAACCGCCATTGTGATTCTGCAATACCTCTACGGCGCGCGGGTCTTCGGTGCGATTGCCTTCGGTTTGACCGAGCTTTCGTTCGGACGCTTCGTGGTTTACGAGGCGGTGAACTGCGCGGTCTGGGCCGCGGTGGTCGAGACGGCGGGGTATTTCCTCGGGAAAGCGGTCTTCCGGTTCTTCCACGGCTGGGGCCGTTGGATCTGGATCGCGCTCAGCATCGCGGTACTGGTCTGGATCTATCAGCTTCTCAAACCGCGGGATGCGCGTGCCCGATGAAATCGGATCGCTTCATAATTCTTTTATTTGTCGTCCTCATGTTGGCCGCCTGCGGCCACGGAGGCGGTGGAAGCAATTCGCCGCCGTCCGCGCCGACCGGGCTATCCGCAACCGCCGGCGACGGCCAAGTGACGATCGCTTGGAACGCGGTCACCGGCGCCGACAGCTACAACCTTTACATGGCCTCGGCTTCCGGCATAACGAGCAGCAACTATGCCGCTTCACCGGACGGAATGAAGCAAAGCGGCGTGACCAGTCCCTACATCCAGACGGGTCTAATCGGCGGCAGAATATACTATTTTGTGGTGACGGCGGTGAACCGTTTTGGAGAGAGCGCGATATCGAGCGAGACCTCGGCTGAACCTTATACCAGGCCGATTTCGATCGCCGCCGGGGGAAAGCAAAACTGCGTCGTTTTTTCGGATGGAACGATCCGTTGCTGGGGAAACAACGGTAACGGCCAACTCGGTGATGGAACAGAGACCGGACCCGGTTTATGCGGCGTCGAACCCTGCGGAACCAGCCCGGTGACGGTCGATGGAATTCATACGGCCAAGGCCGTTGCGGTGGGCGGCAGTCACACTTGCGCGGTTCTTTCGGACGGTACCGTGAAGTGTTGGGGAGCAAACAGTCACAGCCAGTTAGGGGATGGAACGACGACCGATTCTTCCCTGCCGGTTGCGGTCATCGGGATCAATACCGCAACGGCCATTGCGGCGGGAAGCGATTACGCCTGCGCGGTTCTTTCGGACGGCACGGTGGAGTGTTGGGGGGACAACGGCAACGACCAGTTGGGCGACGGGACAACGACCGATTCCTCCGCGCCGATTGCGGTCAACGGGATTGGTTCGGCCACGTCCATCGCCGCGGGAAGCGATCACACCTGCGCGGTTCTTTCGGACGGCACGGTGGAATGCTGGGGGGACAACAGCAATGGCCAATTGGGTAATGGAACAACCACACCCTCCAGCATGCCCGTGGCGGTCAGCGGGATTACGACCGCCGTCCGTATCGCTGCCGGAGCCATACACTCCTGTGCGGAACTTTCCGACGGGACGGTCCAATGTTGGGGAGGCAACAGTGACGGTCAGCTGGGTAATGGGACGACGGCCGATTCTTCCATCCCCGTCGCGGTCAGTGGAATGGCAACAACGGCCGCATCCGTCGCAACGGGAGATTTTCACACCTGTGCGGTTCTTTCGGACGGGACGGTGCAATGTTGGGGGGACAACAGCAACGGCCAATTGGGCAATGGGACGACGGCCGATTCTTCCATCCCTGTCGCGGTCGGTGGAATGGCAACGGCCGCGGCGGTTGCGGCGGGAAGCGGCCACACCTGCGCGACGCTATCGGATGGAACGGTGAACTGTTGGGGGATTAACGGCAGCGGTCAAATTGGGAACGGAAAGAATACGTATTCTTTCAGCCCGGCGGCGGTCAGCGGAATCAACACGGCGATAGCCGTCGCGGGTGGAGCGTATCACGCCTGCGCGGTGCTTTTGGACGGGACGGTGGAGTGTTGGGGGAACAACAGCAACGGCCAGTTGGGTAATGGAACAACAACCCTCTCCGGCACGCCCGTGGCGGTGAAGGGATTGTCAACAACGGCCACGGCCGTCACGGCGGGAGCGTATCACACCTGCGCGGTCCTTTCAAACGGCACGGTTGAGTGTTGGGGAAGCAACGGTAACGGCCAGTTGGGCGACGGAACGACGACCGATTCTTCCGCGCCGGTCGCGGTCACCGGGATCAGTACGGCCACGGCCGTTGCCGCCGGAACCGCTTACACCTGTGCGGTTCTTTCGGACGGGACGGTGGAGTGTTGGGGGGACAACAGCAACGGCCAACTGGGTGACGGAACGACGACCGATTCTTCCACGCCGGTCGCGGTCATCGGAATTCATACCGCAAAGGCCATCTCGGCGGGATTTCTTCACACCTGCGCGGTGCTTTCGGACGGGACGGTGCAGTGCTGGGGGGACAACAGCAACGGCCAGTTGGGCAACGGGACGACGACCGATTCTTCCGCACCGGTCGGGGGCAACGGGATTAATACCGCCAAGGCCGTCGCCACTGGAACCGCTCACACCTGCGCGGTGCTTTCGGACGGCACGGTGCAATGTTGGGGGGACAACAGCAACGGCCAGTTGGGCAATGGGACGACGGCCGATTCTTCCAGCCCTGTGGCGGTTAATGGAATAAGTACGGCCGCGTCCGTTGCGGAAGGCCCCTATCATACTTGCGTAGTGCTTTCGGGAGGCGCGATGAATTGTTGGGGGAACAATAACATCGGACAGCTCGGTGTCGCGCCGAGCGCCGGATCTGAAATTTGTACCGGATCCGTTTCCGGTTCCACCATTTGTAGCACGACCCCCGTAAGCGTATTCGGAATCGCCGATGCCGCGTTGAGTTCCGCCGGATGGGGTTACACCTGCGCCGTGCTTTCCGATCACACGGTAAGGTGTTGGGGAGACGGCAGCAGCGGCCAGCTCGGCAACGGGACCCTGCTCATCTACGCAACCCCGGTCGCCGTGATCGGTTTTTAATTCCTCATCATTATTTATAACCGACACATCCCCGGTTCGCTCTTGACCCAGACGCTCAAATGCCTTATCCTGGAAGGCCATGGAAAATCCGTTTGGAAAGCTCCAGTACGGCAGCCTGAAAAAGGTCACGGACCGCTGCTACCTCTTCCGGAACGTGGTCAATTCCGGGATCATCGTCACGCCGGAGGGCGTGGCCGTGGTGGACACGCAGATCAACGCGCCCATGGCCCGCCGGATGCTCACCGCGATCCGGACGGTCACGGACGCCCCGATCAAATATGTGATCAATACCCATTACCACTGGGACCACTGGGCCGGCAACGACGTCTTCCGGGAGGCCGGGGCCACGCTGATCTCGGGCGAGCTGACGAAGGAATTCATGCATCGGCGGAGCTTCCGGCAGCGGGCCTTCCTCCGCTCGCGCGGGTTTGCCGTTCCGGAGCAGGACCCCGCGCTCCCGGACCGCACCTGCGGGAATGAATTGACCCTGACCTTAGGCTCGCTTCCGATCCAGATCCTGTTTCTCGGACAGGCCGAGACGGACGATGCCATGGCGGTCCATCTTCCGACCGAACGGTGCGTCATCAGCGGGGACACGCTGATGACCGGCAGTTTTCCGATCCTGGGGCAGCCGGTGATGTCCGAAGGGCTTTCGGACGACCGTGTCTGGATCAAGACCCTGCATAAAATGAAGTCCCTTTCGCCCGAAAAGATCATTCCGGGCCACGGTCCGCTGGGCGCTCCCGCGGACATCGATTTCTTCATCGGCCTTCAAACCTATTTTCTGGACGAGGTCATTCCCCTGTACGAGCAGGGGAGGTCGACCGAGGAGATCATCCGGACCGTCGAGGCGAAGCTCCCCGAACGCTACGCGAACCTTCCGCAGGTCTGGGGCACGCCCCGCTACGCCATCCTGAGAATCCTGCGAAGCGTCACCGGCTGGCAGGAGATGAAGCCTTCGGCCATTCCAAAGGTCGATCCGGAAATCCTCAACATACCTTTGAGAGAACTGGAGGACCTTCCTCAATCCTACATCCGCGCGGCCGAATTTTTCGAAAAGGAAAACAAGGTGGATCTCGCGATCGGCATCATCAACAAGGGATGCGAACGCCATCCCAAAGATCCCGCGATCTGGGTCGCGCGGGGGCGGCTGCTCTTGAAATGCTCCCGTGCCGCGGGCTCGGTGCTGGAGCGGGCCGACTTCTTCCA encodes:
- a CDS encoding DedA family protein codes for the protein MEHAFLHLLRHYGLWAVLVGTFFEGEGVLVGAGILAAKGLLDPLYVGMTAALGAWTGHLFWFFMGRRFGTRYILPRFGLLREKISRANGIIKRRPGTAIVILQYLYGARVFGAIAFGLTELSFGRFVVYEAVNCAVWAAVVETAGYFLGKAVFRFFHGWGRWIWIALSIAVLVWIYQLLKPRDARAR
- a CDS encoding RCC1 repeat-containing protein, which gives rise to MKSDRFIILLFVVLMLAACGHGGGGSNSPPSAPTGLSATAGDGQVTIAWNAVTGADSYNLYMASASGITSSNYAASPDGMKQSGVTSPYIQTGLIGGRIYYFVVTAVNRFGESAISSETSAEPYTRPISIAAGGKQNCVVFSDGTIRCWGNNGNGQLGDGTETGPGLCGVEPCGTSPVTVDGIHTAKAVAVGGSHTCAVLSDGTVKCWGANSHSQLGDGTTTDSSLPVAVIGINTATAIAAGSDYACAVLSDGTVECWGDNGNDQLGDGTTTDSSAPIAVNGIGSATSIAAGSDHTCAVLSDGTVECWGDNSNGQLGNGTTTPSSMPVAVSGITTAVRIAAGAIHSCAELSDGTVQCWGGNSDGQLGNGTTADSSIPVAVSGMATTAASVATGDFHTCAVLSDGTVQCWGDNSNGQLGNGTTADSSIPVAVGGMATAAAVAAGSGHTCATLSDGTVNCWGINGSGQIGNGKNTYSFSPAAVSGINTAIAVAGGAYHACAVLLDGTVECWGNNSNGQLGNGTTTLSGTPVAVKGLSTTATAVTAGAYHTCAVLSNGTVECWGSNGNGQLGDGTTTDSSAPVAVTGISTATAVAAGTAYTCAVLSDGTVECWGDNSNGQLGDGTTTDSSTPVAVIGIHTAKAISAGFLHTCAVLSDGTVQCWGDNSNGQLGNGTTTDSSAPVGGNGINTAKAVATGTAHTCAVLSDGTVQCWGDNSNGQLGNGTTADSSSPVAVNGISTAASVAEGPYHTCVVLSGGAMNCWGNNNIGQLGVAPSAGSEICTGSVSGSTICSTTPVSVFGIADAALSSAGWGYTCAVLSDHTVRCWGDGSSGQLGNGTLLIYATPVAVIGF
- a CDS encoding MBL fold metallo-hydrolase, whose product is MENPFGKLQYGSLKKVTDRCYLFRNVVNSGIIVTPEGVAVVDTQINAPMARRMLTAIRTVTDAPIKYVINTHYHWDHWAGNDVFREAGATLISGELTKEFMHRRSFRQRAFLRSRGFAVPEQDPALPDRTCGNELTLTLGSLPIQILFLGQAETDDAMAVHLPTERCVISGDTLMTGSFPILGQPVMSEGLSDDRVWIKTLHKMKSLSPEKIIPGHGPLGAPADIDFFIGLQTYFLDEVIPLYEQGRSTEEIIRTVEAKLPERYANLPQVWGTPRYAILRILRSVTGWQEMKPSAIPKVDPEILNIPLRELEDLPQSYIRAAEFFEKENKVDLAIGIINKGCERHPKDPAIWVARGRLLLKCSRAAGSVLERADFFQEVCRSAEKALSIDSRHAPALVLYGSYHAMGAFRNGDDPTEAMMLLERALALPMEPAEEAKARFFLGICYRAMEREDLAAGCFTKALELDPAYAPPRMAMMSDEEMLRVPERFKTGGPRPF